The window AGCGGATGCAGCAACTGGAAGACTTGTCGTACAAGGCGATGATTGCCCGCACGCGAGCAATTCTGAATGCGGAACTGGCCGGCACTGCCGCTTCGCGGATCCCCGAACTGGCCGGGCTGCTTTTGGCCTCTGAAAGACTGGTGCATACCGCGCTTTATCAAGTCGCTCAAGGCTATAGCGCGATGTATAACGCCGAATTGCGCTTGGGGCTTGAAGCGGAGCCCGAGGTTGAGGAGCGCTACCGCAGCACGGTCAATCAACTGGTGACGGCGTACAAGGAAATCCCCAACGTGCAAGCAACAGCCCTCCCTGACTATCAAGAAGCTAGCGTCCCGGCACCAAAAGTAGCACAACCAGCACTTGCCCGCTTGAGCGCTCCGGCTCGTCAGAACTATATTGCTGCACGAAATGTTCTGGGCGATGGGGCTTGGATGCGCCGCGACCTTGAAAGCGCACTCTCCTGCCAGCATAGCGAGGCCTCAGAGCGGATCCGCGAGTGGAAAGCGGCCGGAATTGTGGTTGATGTTGCCGACCCCAAATGGCATTATCGGTTTACCGAAGTGAGGTAGCCATGAGTAGGTCAATACCGATCCGAGATGCGGCAGGCAACATTATTGCCATGCAGCAGGAGGCAGAAGCGCAGGATGCAGTCCAAGCCACCATGGCTGCCTCACTTCAGGCCGTCGGTGCCACTGCAAACACCGAGCCTCGCCGCGAGGCGGGCACGAAGCCACAGCCGCCTCCCTTGCCATCGCTGTTGCGTATCGCGCTGAGTGCTGCTGGAGTGTGCGTATGGGTCGCGGGGCTTGTCCTGCTTTCCGCACAAACACAGCATCCGAGTAGGATGCTCCCAACGGTCGTAGCAACCCAAACAGCCGCAAGCGCACCAGCACCTACACTGACTGCCACCGCTGCACCCGCGCCAACAACAGTACCGCCAGCGACTATCGCAGAGCCCACGCCGGGAGCAGCATTTTCTCCCCCGCCGCCAGCGCCCGCACCGCTCACCTTCTGCGCTGACCAACGCACACTTTGGGGCGAGACGCATCAATGTGCCGCTACGCAAGCTGAGGCCGACGCGCTGGCTGACGCTGAAATCGGGAAGGTCAATGCAAACGGGCAGGCTACCGCAACAGCGCTCAAAGCGACGGCGACACGGTGAGGAGACTATGGGCTGTTATTCAATTCGTTGACGAGGCATACGCGAATGAGAGCGAGCGACCCTTGGCGCGAGGGGTTTTGCGCTTCCGCTGAACGCTAGCAGCGGGTCCCTGCTCCATTGTCAACGGTGTGCCATCCCGCTCAGAACTCCCCGAACCCTACGGGCTGCCCCTTGGGGAGTTTTCGCGGGACGCTGCGCGCCATTTGACAACAGAACCTTTCCCGCTGCTGGGTCGCGTTTGCCGCAAAACCATGAGTGAGCGCCTGCGGGCCGCTTAAAGCGCTACATTCTGTGTGTAAAGGACATGATTACGGCAATTTCGCTTGACACAGTGAATATAATTTGGTGCAACAGCACCTCTTTTTTTCACTGTTGTGAGTAGCCTACTAATCAAGCAGTGTGAGGAGGAATCCCAATGGCAGCACTAATTTATGCCCGTGTCTCCAGTGATGAGCAAACCCAAGGCTATAGCTTGGAAACTCAAATTCAGCGGATGAAAGACTATGCTAGGCACAATGGTCTGGTTGTCACCCATACACTGGTTGAAGACTTTAGTGGCATGTACCTGGAGCGGCCCGAACTTACCAAACTACTTGCTCTAGTGGAAGCGCACGAGATTGATGCTGTCATTTGCTATTCAGCAGACCGGCTAACTCGCGTGCCTGGTCATGGCGATATCCTACGCAGTAAACTGAAAAATGCCGGGGTCGCTCTGCACTATGTGTCGCGTGGCCTTGTTGACACCTCGACACCAATCGGAGAATTCCTAGCCACGATGGAGGACGGCGGGAGCAGGCTTTGGCGTGACCTGTTCCTAGAATCTGCGCGCCGTGGGCGGGAGGGTAAGATTGCTGAGGGGCGCTTCCCTGGTATGGGTGCGCTGTCTTATGGCTACCGCAAAGAAGGCAAGCGGCGCGAAATGCATCTTGTTGTACATGAGGCCGAAGCTGAAGTAGTACGCCTCGTCTTTAGGCTGTATGTAGAAGAAGATCTCAATTCCAGTAAAGTCGCTAGTCGCCTGCAAGAGCTGCGCATTATGACACCTGCGCGCGGCACCCATGTTCGCCAGGCAGACCCTTACGCTTGGACTAACAACATCGTCACGAGGATGCTGCGCAATACCATGTATGGCGGGGTATTCTATGCTAACCGTTATCGTGAAGTAACCCCTGACCCTGCCAAGCATAAACCTTTAGTTAAGCGTACGCGCGTCAAGAATAATGTTCTCAGGCCGCGCGAAGAGTGGATTCCTATTACGGTGCCAGCCATTGTCGATAGTGAAACTTGGAAAGCTGCCCAGGACAAACTTGATGATGGCCGGCGCAAGCACCTGGCAAGCCGGGGAAAGTTTCAGTATCTAATGAGCGGGAGGATGACCTGCGGTGTATGTGAACGAGCGATGGTGGGACGTTCACACCCCTGGCGCGACTTTCATTATAATTACTACGGCTGTGGTCATTCCAACAAGAAACTGTACAAATGTACCGCCCGTATGGTGCGTGTTGAAGTGGTTGAGGGGCATATCTGGGACTATGTAACTCAGCTACTTCTCTATCCGAAAGCTACACTGGCTGCTCTGAAAAATATGCAAGGTGACATCGAGAAGGAGTATCGCGTCACCCTTGAAGACGTGTCCCATGTTCAGCAGCGCATCCAAGCCCAAGAGGGGCGGCTCTCAGTTTTTGCCGATATGGTCGCTGATGGCGATTTGACGCGGGCGATGTTCAAACAGAAGGCTGCCGAAATCGAGCAGCTAGTGAACGAGCTCAAGACCGAAGAAGCCCGCCTGAAGGATAAGCTTCAGACAACAAATGTCGGTGCTGCGCAGGTCAAAACAATCGAGACGCTTGCCCAAGAGCTTGACTTGACTGAAGAAGAGCTGCGCAACGCCCCCTTTGAACTCAAGCGCAAGATTATCGAGGCGCTGGACATCCGTGGCGAGGTGGGACCCAAAGACGATAATCGAGTTCTACGAGTGAAGTGGTACAAACATACGCAAGAATTCCTCCTAGACAACCGAATTACCAGCAGCTCAGCGTCGCTCAGCGCGGCCGGGCCGTAATCGCGCAGGCGCTCGCGCGGCTGCTCACCAGGCGGCAGCTGTTTGATTCTCAGGTGGTACTCGGCCATGGTAATCCTCAGGTAGGTGGTGCATCCAGCCGGCGTGTTGTCGCCTGCGGCCAGCGCGACGCACACGCGCGTAAGCGATTGGGTGAACGAGCGGTAACGTTACGGCACGGCCAGTTTCGACGACGCCGACGCTCTATACTACCGTAATCAGTAGGCGGGCGATATGGCCTACGCTTGCTCGACTGCCTGCCTGACGCGCTCGGCCAGCGCGTGGCGGCGGGCCACCAGCTCGCGCACCATGGTGGCGTGGCGCAGCGTCAGCCAGGTGTAAGCCAGCGCCTCGCGGAATTCATACCACAGCTCACCCCAGCGCAGCGCAATATAGGCCAGCGGTGCGGCCAGCAGCAGCAGCGCCAGCCCCCAGCCGGCCCCGAACAGCCCGCCACAGATCAGCGCGGCAATCAGCCAGCCCATACACACCAGCACACTGCCGATGATCAGCTTGCCGGTGCTGGTGGTCTCCTCGTACTTGCCCAGCAGCACCGGCGTGAGCGGCGCGGCCAGGCGATACGGGCCGTAGCTCAGCGCGAAGCCGGCCAGTGCCGGCACGAAACCGGCCAGCAGCAGCAGCCCAAGCCCGAGCAGCCGCCAGCGCCGCGCCGCATTCAGCTCGAGATCCCACGGATCGTCGATGCCGAGCGTACGTAGCACGCGCGCATAGCGCCGCACGTCGTGTTCGATCAGCGCGAGCCGCCCCGGATCGGCGGCGTGCAGGCGCTGGTAGGCTGCCAGCAGCTCGGCGGTGCGGGCATGCTGCTCTTCGAGTGTCTGCGGCTCGCGCGGCGCCGTCCAGGCCGCTACCAGCGGGATACTCTTCAACACCTCTGCACTCTCGGCCTGCAGCACCACCGCATCGAGTGCCGCGTCGACCCGATCGGTCAGCGTGTCGACTGCGGCGTGTGCGTCGGTGGCATACAGCGGCGCAAGGTCGTCGATGCGGAGCGGCTGGCCAATCACCAGCAGCACCGCCGAGCGAAACAGGGCCTTGTTCTGGTACCACAATCCCACCGGCACGATCTGCAGATCGATCGCCCAGCTGGTCTCGGCCTCGGCGCTGAGTGCGATCCGCGCTGCGCCGGTGCGTAGCGGCAGCATCCTGGTTTGTGAGTGAGTTGTGCCTTCGGGGAACAGCGCTAGCGGATGCCCGCGCTGCAGCACCGCCCGGCACAGCGCGAAGGTCGCCTCGTTGCGGCTACCCCGATCGCCCTGAGCGCCGCCCTCCTGGCCCTCATCGCGCTGGCGATACACCGGCAGCGCGTCGAACGCATGCATGAGCATGCGCCCAACCGGGTTGGCGAAAAACGTGCTCTTGGCCAGAAAGGCGATATGCCGCCGCAGGCCCACCATCAGCACCAGCGGGTCGAGCAAGCCGTTCGGGTGGTTCGACACAAACAGCAGCGGGCCGCCACCCGGCAAGTGTGCCCGCCCGCGCACCTCGATCCGCGGGTAGAACAGCTGCACAAGCCGAACGATCAGAAAGCGTACGATCCGCATGGCCCCCCCGTATCCAAACCAACCAGGCCGCACACCAGCACAGCGCGCGTTCGTACATCAGAACGACTGCGCGCCGCACTTTTTGCGCAACGATGCGCTTCCAGCCCTGGCACGATCGGCTACCACCACGCTTCAAGTACACGCAGAGATACCACCAGGCTCTGGTGCTCGCCAGCCGCATACGTGATCGTGGGGGCAGCGTTGCCACCCCCACCGCGCAATCGATCGGCGCGCGCTCCCTATTACGCCTCGGGCTTCGGCGCCGAGGCGCCCCCCAGCAGCGCACGCGCCTCGCGCACGACATTGCGGATGCGCTTGCGCCGAATACGGCGCAGCGCTGCTGCCATCACGAACCAGCGCACCCGAACGATCCGCTCCTTGGCCTGTGGGTGCGGCTGGCCCTGCTCGGCGCGCATCAGATAGTAGGCCACCGCTTTGCGGCGGCGGCGCCCGGCCTTCTGGATGGTATACAGCACCTGGCGCACCAACCCCTCGACCGTGCCGGTGATGTTGGTCTCTTCCTCTACCTCGCGCGCCACTGCCACGCGCTCATCTTCGCCCTCCTTAATCCGTCCTTTCGGCAGCGTCCAGAAGCCACCCTGTTTCTTGATCAGCAGGATCTCGATCTGCCCAGCGCCGTTCCGGCGATACACAACGCCGCCAGCGGCCGTGATTAGCGGGTCGGGCTCGGGGGTGCCGAATGCTGGCTGGGCGGCCTCAAGGCTCATCTGCCTGTATCCTATCAATAATAGGGCGTACGCGGTTGGCAAGTTACCTGCGGTAGGCACGAAGACGATAGCGCACCACGCCGGTGCAGGCCGCGCCACCGGCACACCAGGCCGCGTCATCGTACCATGCCTGCGCCGGCAATGCGCGCTGCATGCGCCGATTGTAAGCACCGTCACAAACCACTTCACCCGCAGAACAGACCATGGTATAATGCCAGCGCCTTAATATCCGCTTAATATACCAGAGACAACCGATTGACGCACATTGTATCCGCACACTCCACCTGGCAGCGTTTGTTGTCGCTCTGCATTGCGCTGCTATTGCTGGCTGGCTGCGGCCAATCACAGTCGGGCGGGCTGACGATCACCGGCTCGACTTCGGTCGCACCCTTTGCCGAGCATCTGGCCGAGCTGTACCAGCATAGCCATGCCGGCACCGCGATCAATATTCAGTCGCTTGGATCGAGCGCCGGCATCCAGGCCGCGCTCGACGGCGTGGCCGAGATCGGGATGTCGTCGCGCAACCTCAAGCCCGAAGAGGCCGATAAGCTGCAAGAGCTGATCATCGCGCGCGACGCGCTGGCGGTGATTGTCCACCCAAGCAACCCGATCACGCAGCTCGATCTCGCACAGGTGCAGGCGATCTTCGCCGGCACGATCAGGTCGTGGGCTGCGCTTGGCGGGCCAGATCAGCCGATCGACTTGATCGTGCGCGAGGCCGGATCGGGCACCTTTAGCGCGTTCGAAGAGCTGGTGATGAAGGGCAAACCAATCACCACTTCGGCGATGCGCCAGGGCTCGAATGGCGCGATTCGCCAGGTGGTGGCCGAGAACCCGAATGCGATCGGCTATATCTCGCTCGGCATCGTCGACGCCAGCGTCAAGGCATTGCCGGTCGATCAGGTCGAGCCGTCGGTGGCGCATGTCGAGGCCGGCACCTACAAGTTCGTCCGGCCGTTCCTGTTCGTGTGGCAGAAGGGCCATACCCTCAGCCCACTGGCCACACAATATGTCGCCTATGTTATGAGCGCCGATGGCCAGCAAGAACTCCAGAATCTCGGCCTGGTGAAAGGACCTGCGTCGCCATGAAAGAGCGCGGTATCACCATCCTCCTGCTGGCCACTGCCCTTGGCGCACTGATCGCGCTGGGTCTGATCACCTACTTTATCTTCCAGGCCGGCGTGCCGCTGATCGCCAAAGTCGGGCTGTGGCAGTTCCTGAGCGGCACCGAGTGGAACCCGACCGCCAAGCCGCCATTGTTCGGCATCCTGCCAATGATCGTCGGCTCACTCTGGCTCACGTTCGGCTCGCTGGTGATCGGCGTGCCGTTAGGCCTGGCCGTCGCGATCTTTATGGTCGAGCTTGCGCCCGCGCGGCTGGCCGGCATGATGCGCCCGGCCATCCAGCTGCTGGCCGGCATCCCGTCGGTGATCTACGGCTTCATCGGGCTGACCTTGCTGGCGCCAATCGTGCGCGCGACACTCGGCGGGCCAGGGCTGAGCGTGCTGACCGGCGCGATCATCCTGGGCTTTATGATCCTGCCGAGCATCATCGCGATCTCAGAGGACGCCATGCGCGCTGTGCCAAACGCCATCCGCGAAGGCGCGGTCGCGCTCGGCTCGAGCCACTGGCAGGTCATCACCGGCGTGATCCTGCCGAGCGCGCGCTCGGGCATTATTGCCGGTGTCATTCTGGGCATGGGCCGCGCGCTGGGTGAGACCATGGCGGTGATCATGATGATCGGCAACGCGCTCGACATGCCGGCATCGCCGCTACAGCCCGCCACCACGCTCACCAGCAACATCGGGCTCGAGATGGCCTACGCCAGTGGCGATCACCGCGCGGCACTATTTGCCACCGGCGTGGTGCTGTTCATCTTTATTATGATCCTCAACATCCTTGCCACCACATTCGTGCGGCGGCCCGCAATCAGCCGGAGAAGCGCATGAACACTGGCCGCATACAACGTGTTGCCTTTGGCTGTATCTGGATGGCGGCTGTGCTGACGCTGGTCGTGCTGGCACTGATCATCGGCCTGATCATGGTGCGCGGCCTGCCCTCGATCAGCTGGGAGTTCCTCACCGGCACGCCCGAGGATCTCGGCCGCGCCGGCGGTATCTTCCCAACCATCCTCGGCACAATCGTGCTTGGGCTGGTGGCGCTGCTGATCGCTACGCCACTGGGCATCGGCAGCGCGATCTACCTGACCGAATATACGCATGAGGGCATGCTGACCCGCGCCATCCGCTTCGGCACCGAGTCGCTGGCCGGCGTGCCGTCGATCATCTTCGGGCTGTTCGGCTTCATCTTCTTCGTCACCTACCTCCAGATGGGCTGGTCGATCCTCGCCGGCGGCCTGACGCTGGCGCTCATGGTGCTACCGACGATCATCCGCACGACTGAAGAGGCCATCCGCACCGTGCCGCAGAGCTACCGCAATGTAAGCTATAGCCTGGGCGCCACGCGCTGGCAAATGGTGACGACGGCGGTGCTGCCAAGCGCGCTGCCCGGCATCATCACCGGCATCATCCTGTCGTTCGGCCGTGCCGTCAGCGAGACGGCAGCAGTGATCTTTACCGCCGGCACTGCGCTCAACCTGCCGCGATCGGTGTTCTCGCCAGTTCGCACCATGGCCGTACACTTCTACATCCTGGCCGTCGAGGGTATCTCGCTCGAAAAAGCCTACGCCACCGGGGCAGTGCTGATCATTACGGTGCTGCTGATCAATATCGTCGCCAGCTCACTGATCACGCGCCTGGTGCGCAAGCAGGTACGCAGATAAATGGATATCAAGCTCGAATTCGACCACTACACCCTGGCGTATGGCCACGATGTCGTGCTGAACGATATCACACTGCCGATCGCGCGCAATACTGTGATGGCCGTGTTTGGCCCGGCCGGCAGCGGCAAGAGCGGGTTTCTACGCTCGATCAACCGCATGGCCGAGCTCGAGCCAGGCGAGCGCCACCAGGGCGATGTTCGGCTCGACGGCAAGAGCATATTCGACCCCGACACCAATCTGCCGGCGCTGCGTAGGCGCGCGGCCATGGTGTTCGCACAGCCGGTTGCGCTGCCTATGTCGATCTACGAGAATGTAAGCTATGGGCTACGGCTGGCCGGCATCCGGGATCGCCGCCGGCTGGCCGAGGCGGTCGAGCGCTCGCTACGCGCGTCTACGCTGTGGGACGAAGTCAAAGATCGGCTCGACACCCCCGGCCTGAACCTGTCGGGCGGGCAGCAGCAGCGCCTGAGCATCGCGCGCGCGCTGGCGCTCGAGCCCGAGATCTTGCTGCTCGACGCACCAACCGCCGCGCTCGACCCGATCTCGACTGCCAAGATCGAGGAGATGCTGCTTGATCTGAAAGAGCACTACACGATCGTGATCGTGCCGCACAGTATCCAGCAGGCGGCCCGAGTCGGCGACGCGGCGGCATTCTTTCTGAATGGCGTGTGCATCGAGTATGGCCCCGGCAACCAGTTGTTCGTAGGCCCGCACGATAAGCGCACCGAAGATTATGTCACCGGGCGGTTCGGCTGATTCCACCGCTGGATTGAACCCTGCCTAAGGCATACGGTACCGGCGACTCTCGCCCAACGCCACAACGGCAGCCGCAAAACGGCTACCGTTGTAGATCGCTGTATCTGGTTGTCTGGGGCTATGGGTAGGCGATAGTGGGCTGCAAGCGCCGCGCCAGCGACTGCAGGCCGCGATGCTGTAGCGCCTTCACCGAACCCTCGGTGCGGCCAAGCCGTTGGGCCACCTCCTGGATCGACATCTCGGATAGGAAGCGCATCTGGATCACCTGGCGCTGCTCGTCGGTCAGGTCGTTCAGCGTGCGCGTCAGCTCCTCGTACTCAAGCTGTGCGCCAACGCTATGCTCGGGGCCATCGCAGCTGCCGCCCCACGATTCGAGCGGCACCTGCTGGCGGTTGCGCCGCCGGCGCATCACATCGATGGTGCGGTCGCGCGCGATCCGGTACAGCCAGGCCGAAATCGGCCAGCCACGATCCTCGTAGCGGTGAATGCCCTCGATCATGCGCAGAAAGACTTCGGCCTGCAGATCTTCAGCTAGCTCGGCCTCACCGATGCGGAAGTAGATGTACCGATAGATCGCCGGGGCGTAGCGCTCGTAGATCTGCGTGAAGGCGCTGTGATCGCCAGCCTTCGCACGGATGACCAGCTCGGCATCGGAGACGGTGTGCTGCATTGTTGTGCTTCCTAGCTGAGGCCGCTGCATGGCGGCGCGTCCATGTGTCGCCCAAATAACTGCCCCAAGTCTAGCAAGCCTAGAGCACCAGATTATTACCAACGGGCGTTGCTGAGCGAGTGCCGGCGCTGTGCCGTGTACGCACCCGGATGGTTCGAGCAGTGCCTGATCAGGCCGGATCGGTGCCGGCAAACTGTGCTGATCTCGGTGCGCAGGCAATTGCGTAGAGCTATGCCCCACCGACTGCGGTATAATAGCCGTATCACAAGGAGCATGGCGATGGAAGCGAGCGACGAGCGAAACGCGATGGTGCGAGCCCAGCTCGAGCAACGAGGTATCCACGACAACCGCGTGCTCGCGGCCATGGCGCGCGTGCCACGCCACTTATTTGTGCCCGCAGCCGCGCGCGATCGTGCCTACGGCGACCATGCGCTGCCGATCAACGAGGGCCAGACGATCTCGCAGCCGTTTATTGTGGCGCTGATGGCCCAGGCACTGCGGCTGGCACCGGGCGAGCGTGTGCTCGAGATCGGTGCCGGCTCGGGCTATGCGGCGGCGGTCTTCAGCTTGCTGGCCAGCGAGGTCTATGCGATTGAGCGCAAGCCGGCGTTGGCGCACAGCGCCTCCCAACGCCTGCACGAGCTTGGCTACACGAATGTGCATATCATCACCGGCGACGGCACGGCCGGGCTGCCTGAGTATGCACCCTTCGATGGTATCGCCGTCTCGGCGGCGGCGCCGTGGGTGCCGCTGCCACTGCGCGAGCAGCTCGGCGAGGGCGGCCGGATGGTCATCCCGGTTGGCGGGCGCGAGGGCCAGATCATGCTGCGGCTCACGCGCACCAATCATCAGATCTCTACCGAGCGGCTGGGCGAGGTACGCTTCGTGCCGCTGATCGGCGATCATGCCTGGGAGCCTTCGAGCACCGACCAGCCTGGTAGCGACGCAACCTGAGCGCCTGCTGCCACCCTACCACTCAGGTATGAAAGTGAGTAACTGTGAATAGAATGTTTCAGATGCCCGACGAGAGCATCTTTGGCAGCCAGACAAACGATAATGTCGAGCTGCTTAAGGCCTGGGCCGGCACAACCCTGGCCTTCGCCATTCTACGCACCGGCTCGTCGAACCTGCTGACCACCGCGTTCGTCTCGAACCTGCTGGTGTCGGCGGTGGTGTGCGGCCTCGGGTTCGTGCTGCACGAGCTGGCGCACCGCGTGGTGGCGCGCAACTATGGCGCCGAGGCGCATTTCATCGCCAACAACGGCTGGCTGATCCTGTCGATTGTGATTGCCTTCGCCGGGTTTTTCATCGCAGCCCCCGGCGCTGTCTGGCACCGTGGCTACCTGACAGCCCGCCAGGGCGGGTTGATCGCGCTGGCCGGCCCGGCTACCAACATGGTGCTGTCGCTGATCTTCTTCATCGCGCTGCTGGTGGTGCTGATCGCCCAGCTGGCGGTGCCGCAGATCGTGTTCGATATCTGCTTGATCGGTTTCAGCTTGAACGCCTGGCTCGGCTTGTTCAATATGATCCCGGCCGGGCCGTTCGACGGCGCCAAGGTGCTAAACTGGAGCCCACTGGTGTTCGGCGTCACTGTGGCGATCGGGCTGGTGCTGACATTCGTGCTTGGCAGCCAGACGGCGATCGTTTCGGTGCTGCGCCTATTCCGCGCGTAGGATGGTGCCACATGGCGGGGTGCGGGCGCACCCCACGAAGCAAACCCTTTGAATGAGGAGTGACGTATGCGTACCCCTTTGATCGCCGGAAACTGGAAGATGTACAAAACGATTGGCGAGGCAGTAGAGCTGGTCGAGGCACTACTACGCGGCCTGGGCGACACCAGCGACCGCGAGGTGCTGGTGTGCCCGCCCTACACTGCGCTGCACGCGCTCAGCCCGCTGCTGCAAGAGACACCGATCGCACTGGGCGGGCAGGATGTGTTCTACGAGGCCCAGGGCGCTTTCACCGGCGCAATCGCGCCTGCGATGCTGGTGGATGTGGGCTGCACCTATGTGATCGTAGGCCATAGCGAGCGCCGGCAGATTTTCGGCGAGGGTGACTCACTGATCAACCGCAAGCTGCACGCGGCGCTAGGCGCCGGCCTGCGCCCGATCCTGTGTGTGGGCGAAACCAAGCCGCAGCGCGATGCCGGCGAAGCCGAGCGCGTAGTGGTGAGCCAGGTGCGCGCAGGGCTGGCTAATGTGAGCGCACAGCAGCTGCTCAGCAGCGTGATTGCCTACGAGCCGGTGTGGGCAATCGGCACTGGCGATACTGCTACGCCGGCCGATGCACAGGCCATGCACGCCACCATCCGCAGCACACTGGCCGAGCTGTACGATGCCACTACGGCCGACCAGATTCGCCTTCAGTATGGCGGCAGCGTCAAGCCCGATAATGTCGACGAGCCTCATGAGCCAGCCCGACATCGATGGCGCATTGGTCGGCGGCGCAGCGCTCAAGGCCGACAGTTTCCTGCGGATCATTGCGTTTCGCTAGGGGCGATCGTGCTGGGCGTGGTACTGCAGCCGCAGTGCCACGCCCTTTTTGATGCTACGCACAACAATAGCAGTACCGTACCAGCTGCGCACATCCGGCGCTTGAGGGCTACAGGGGGCCAGGCCTACGCTAGGCCGCTGCGTCCGACGGGTAGCTGTCTTCGAGCGCTAAGGCCGCGAGCCGGCGCAGGTTGGTAATCGTCACCGGCTTGGTGAGGTAGTGATCAACATTCAGGCGCTGCGCGGCAGCATGCAGCTCGGGCGAGCTATAGGCGGTGATCAGGATGATACGCGAGCCGAGCTTGCGGTTGCGAACCTGCGTGATCAGCTCAAGACCATTCATTGCGGGCATGTGGTAGTCGGTAATAATCAGGTCGGGCGTGCTGCGCGCAAGTGTCTCCAGCGCCTCCTGAGCCGAGGCAGCCGTCACAATCAGCCAGTCGCAGGCCAACGCGCGGAGCGCCTGTTCGACGATAAAGCGCTGGTTTTCTTCATTATCAACAATCAGAATCGAACGTAGTGGCATCACGTGGGCCTCACCGCACATTGCATATCAGCTCTGCTCGTGCAATGCCAGAATGATACCCTGCTGCTAAGCCGCTGTGGCACGCAAGATGTGATCGGAATAGTGGCGGCCATGTAATTTAGAACTATTGACGAAATATTCCCTTACAGAAGCTTTTCAGGGTTGCTGCGCGCTAACTTTACACGATCGGAATCCTTGATCAAGCGAAGCCGGCCCAATTTGACGATTCGGGCAACCAGTGATATACTTAATGCTATTAAATATCAATAGCATTATACGTCGAGCAGAGGGATATATGAGCGATCATGCCGACGACCCACTCGAGCGGATCGAGCGCGCGATCATGCAGATCGGCTGGCTAGGGCAGCGCCGATTTATGCAACTGCTGGCCGGCGCGCGCTTCGACCTGACCGTGCCGCAATATCACACACTGCTGCACCTGAACCACTGCAACGGCGAATGCAACATGTCCGACCTCGCACGTGCGACGCACCAGTCGGCGGCCTCGCTCACCGGCGTGGTCGATCGCCTACTCGAGAAGCAGCTCGTCGAGCGGGGGCGGCCCAACGGCGACCGGCGCCAGGTGGTGGTAACCGTGACCGAGCGCGGGCGCACGCTGCTTCTTTCGATTAAGCATGCCCAGCGCGGCGAAATGCGCGCTGCGCTGGCACATATGCAGCCCCACGCATTACACGAGCTCCAGCGCCTACTCGACGCAGTGCTCGCCGGCATGGTGCGCATGGCCGAGCAGCACGAGCACAGCGCAGCCGAACGAACCTAACCCGGCCACCAATTTGGGGCAGAGCGAACCTCTGGCAGTGAACATTCGGTGTACTGAGTGGCAGCCACGACCGCACCCGCATCATCGCCCGTTTTGGTTTCAGCTATCGCTCATCTCAATCGGGGTAAACATGTGGTACCATGCAGGTAAAGAAGATCTGAAAAGCTGCCTGAAACGTCTGGGTGTTCCGAGAATACCTTCCGCCGCGTTTCACGCAGAGTTGGGTAGCGATGTGTAAAACAGCAAAAGTGACCT of the Candidatus Kouleothrix ribensis genome contains:
- a CDS encoding recombinase family protein, translated to MAALIYARVSSDEQTQGYSLETQIQRMKDYARHNGLVVTHTLVEDFSGMYLERPELTKLLALVEAHEIDAVICYSADRLTRVPGHGDILRSKLKNAGVALHYVSRGLVDTSTPIGEFLATMEDGGSRLWRDLFLESARRGREGKIAEGRFPGMGALSYGYRKEGKRREMHLVVHEAEAEVVRLVFRLYVEEDLNSSKVASRLQELRIMTPARGTHVRQADPYAWTNNIVTRMLRNTMYGGVFYANRYREVTPDPAKHKPLVKRTRVKNNVLRPREEWIPITVPAIVDSETWKAAQDKLDDGRRKHLASRGKFQYLMSGRMTCGVCERAMVGRSHPWRDFHYNYYGCGHSNKKLYKCTARMVRVEVVEGHIWDYVTQLLLYPKATLAALKNMQGDIEKEYRVTLEDVSHVQQRIQAQEGRLSVFADMVADGDLTRAMFKQKAAEIEQLVNELKTEEARLKDKLQTTNVGAAQVKTIETLAQELDLTEEELRNAPFELKRKIIEALDIRGEVGPKDDNRVLRVKWYKHTQEFLLDNRITSSSASLSAAGP
- a CDS encoding 1-acyl-sn-glycerol-3-phosphate acyltransferase; protein product: MRIVRFLIVRLVQLFYPRIEVRGRAHLPGGGPLLFVSNHPNGLLDPLVLMVGLRRHIAFLAKSTFFANPVGRMLMHAFDALPVYRQRDEGQEGGAQGDRGSRNEATFALCRAVLQRGHPLALFPEGTTHSQTRMLPLRTGAARIALSAEAETSWAIDLQIVPVGLWYQNKALFRSAVLLVIGQPLRIDDLAPLYATDAHAAVDTLTDRVDAALDAVVLQAESAEVLKSIPLVAAWTAPREPQTLEEQHARTAELLAAYQRLHAADPGRLALIEHDVRRYARVLRTLGIDDPWDLELNAARRWRLLGLGLLLLAGFVPALAGFALSYGPYRLAAPLTPVLLGKYEETTSTGKLIIGSVLVCMGWLIAALICGGLFGAGWGLALLLLAAPLAYIALRWGELWYEFREALAYTWLTLRHATMVRELVARRHALAERVRQAVEQA
- a CDS encoding NUDIX domain-containing protein codes for the protein MSLEAAQPAFGTPEPDPLITAAGGVVYRRNGAGQIEILLIKKQGGFWTLPKGRIKEGEDERVAVAREVEEETNITGTVEGLVRQVLYTIQKAGRRRRKAVAYYLMRAEQGQPHPQAKERIVRVRWFVMAAALRRIRRKRIRNVVREARALLGGASAPKPEA
- a CDS encoding phosphate ABC transporter substrate-binding protein, producing MSLCIALLLLAGCGQSQSGGLTITGSTSVAPFAEHLAELYQHSHAGTAINIQSLGSSAGIQAALDGVAEIGMSSRNLKPEEADKLQELIIARDALAVIVHPSNPITQLDLAQVQAIFAGTIRSWAALGGPDQPIDLIVREAGSGTFSAFEELVMKGKPITTSAMRQGSNGAIRQVVAENPNAIGYISLGIVDASVKALPVDQVEPSVAHVEAGTYKFVRPFLFVWQKGHTLSPLATQYVAYVMSADGQQELQNLGLVKGPASP
- the pstC gene encoding phosphate ABC transporter permease subunit PstC — translated: MKERGITILLLATALGALIALGLITYFIFQAGVPLIAKVGLWQFLSGTEWNPTAKPPLFGILPMIVGSLWLTFGSLVIGVPLGLAVAIFMVELAPARLAGMMRPAIQLLAGIPSVIYGFIGLTLLAPIVRATLGGPGLSVLTGAIILGFMILPSIIAISEDAMRAVPNAIREGAVALGSSHWQVITGVILPSARSGIIAGVILGMGRALGETMAVIMMIGNALDMPASPLQPATTLTSNIGLEMAYASGDHRAALFATGVVLFIFIMILNILATTFVRRPAISRRSA
- the pstA gene encoding phosphate ABC transporter permease PstA; its protein translation is MNTGRIQRVAFGCIWMAAVLTLVVLALIIGLIMVRGLPSISWEFLTGTPEDLGRAGGIFPTILGTIVLGLVALLIATPLGIGSAIYLTEYTHEGMLTRAIRFGTESLAGVPSIIFGLFGFIFFVTYLQMGWSILAGGLTLALMVLPTIIRTTEEAIRTVPQSYRNVSYSLGATRWQMVTTAVLPSALPGIITGIILSFGRAVSETAAVIFTAGTALNLPRSVFSPVRTMAVHFYILAVEGISLEKAYATGAVLIITVLLINIVASSLITRLVRKQVRR